One window of Amaranthus tricolor cultivar Red isolate AtriRed21 chromosome 13, ASM2621246v1, whole genome shotgun sequence genomic DNA carries:
- the LOC130798093 gene encoding HVA22-like protein i has protein sequence MIGSFLTRGLVMIFGYVYPAYECFKTLERNKPDIEQLRFWCQYWILVAVMTVMERVSDAFVSWVPMYSEAKLAFIIYLWYPRTKGTTYVYDSFFKPYVSKHETEIDRNLLELRTRAGDMAFMYCQKAASYGQTRIFEVLQYVAAQSTPRPRPTQPQQATRTRQPPSNPPASATAAAAVTAAAAATAASAATAVAPAAALVQPATKVQSTTQVHDEQPLSPTSSTSSSRELETEEELSSSKDISSTPAPPSPAQMNPKKSLSLPHGPESSSQSVTNNAEAKQIIKVPSKAEKSPAKGPPSPEETVMEETIRVTRGRLRKTRSTVTK, from the exons ATGATTGGGAGCTTTCTTACCAGAGGATTAGT GATGATTTTCGGATATGTATATCCGGCTTATGAGTGTTTTAAAACACTGGAGAGGAATAAACCAGACATTGAGCAGCTCCGCTTCTGGTGTCAATACTG GATTTTAGTAGCTGTTATGACCGTCATGGAGAGGGTTAGTGATGCCTTCGTTTCATG GGTTCCAATGTACAGTGAGGCTAAACTGGCCTTCATTATATACTTGTGGTATCCTAGGACAAAG GGAACAACATATGTTTATGATTCCTTCTTTAAACCATATGTTTCAAAACATGAGACTGAAATTGATCGCAACTTGCTTGAGTTAAGGACAAGGGCTGGGGATATGGCTTTCATGTATTGCCAGAAGGCAGCTAGCTACGGTCAGACAAGAATTTTTGAGGTTTTGCAGTATGTTGCAGCGCAATCTACCCCAAGACCTCGGCCCACACAg CCACAACAGGCTACAAGAACCCGGCAACCTCCTAGTAACCCACCTGCATCAGctactgctgctgctgctgtcaCTGCAGCAGCTGCTGCCACTGCAGCTTCTGCTGCCACTGCTGTTGCTCCTGCTGCCGCTCTAGTCCAACCAGCTACGAAAGTGCAATCTACTACACAGGTGCATGATGAACAGCCTCTCTCTCCTACTTCAAGCACATCTTCCAGTCGAGAACTAGAGACGGAAGAGGAGCTTAGTTCTAGCAAAGACATATCTTCTACTCCTGCTCCTCCTTCACCGGCTCAAATGAATCCAAAAAAGTCTCTGTCATTGCCTCATGGACCCGAGAGCTCTAGCCAATCAGTAACAAACAATGCAGAAGCCAAGCAGATCATAAAAGTTCCCTCCAAAGCTGAAAAATCACCAGCAAAGGGTCCACCATCTCCAGAAGAGACCGTTATGGAAGAAACTATTCGGGTCACCAGAGGGAGATTGAGGAAGACCAGGTCTACTGTAACTAAATAA
- the LOC130798833 gene encoding uncharacterized protein LOC130798833 encodes MKCMRSYVLPESHNFWASSSKIHPATLVTNIKTYVPIQLDDRGTNFNIWVTLLKLHCRAYLVNTHIIPDDSTKSVTKDSEWQLCHDIVRTWLYGTITSTLLKSVIRPDDSALDACNHLENNFQNNKTSYILHLDLLNELGNLALTLNNLCNTISDNRLALQVLHGLSSDYRPFQSLVQHMNPVPSFDTLRSMLELEEHSHNKDMSPSHDSALVSAPKSLPSEILENFDNRGT; translated from the exons atgaaatgtatgcgAAGCTATGTGTTGCCAGAAAGTCATAATTTTTGGG CTTCCTCTTCTAAAATTCATCCAGCAACTTTAGTTACTAATATTAAGACATATGTGCCTATTCAACTTGATGATCGTGGCACGAATTTTAATATTTGGGTTACTCTGCTCAAACTCCATTGTCGGGCTTACCTTGTGAACACTCATATTATTCCCGATGACTCTACTAAATCGGTTACAAAAGATTCGGAGTGGCAACTCTGTCATGATATTGTTCGTACATGGCTTTATGGTACTATTACTTCGACCCTTCTCAAATCCGTTATTCGTCCCGATGATAGTGCTCTTGATGCTTGCAATCatcttgaaaataattttcaaaataataagaccTCCTACATTCTCCATCTAGA CTTATTGAATGAACTTGGAAATCTTGCTCTTACCCTCAACAATCTTTGCAATACCATCTCTGATAATCGTTtagctcttcaagttcttcatggtTTAAGTTCGGATTATCGTCCTTTTCAATCTTTGGTCCAACATATGAATCCCGTTCCATCTTTTGATACTCTTCGGTCTATGTTGGAATTGGAAGAGCACTCACACAATAAAGACATGTCTCCCTCTCATGACTCAGCTCTTGTTAGTGCTCCGAAATCTCTACCTTCtgaaattttggaaaattttgatAATCGTGGCACCTAA